From a region of the Actinomadura luzonensis genome:
- a CDS encoding nitroreductase family deazaflavin-dependent oxidoreductase: protein MTRRPLARTLAALKRATYRGGRPGALMRLVNRLDALLYGAGRLSPRNGAVLRVTGRGSGEVTPVPVAVASWRGAEYLVSMLGPEANWVRNVRAAGGAAVLRRRGRDTPVLLEEVPPEGRAEILRRYLAAAPGARPHLGLGPAAPPAEFRRIAPRHPVFRIHLRVPEHPAGA, encoded by the coding sequence GTGACGCGCCGCCCCCTCGCCCGCACCCTCGCGGCGCTGAAGCGCGCGACGTACCGGGGCGGGCGGCCGGGCGCGCTCATGCGGCTGGTGAACCGGCTCGACGCCCTGCTGTACGGCGCCGGGCGGCTGTCCCCGCGCAACGGCGCGGTGCTGCGGGTGACGGGACGCGGCAGCGGCGAGGTCACGCCGGTCCCGGTCGCCGTGGCGTCCTGGCGCGGCGCCGAGTACCTGGTGTCGATGCTCGGGCCGGAGGCGAACTGGGTGCGCAACGTCCGGGCCGCCGGCGGCGCGGCCGTGCTGCGCCGCCGGGGCCGCGACACCCCGGTGCTGCTGGAGGAGGTGCCGCCCGAGGGCCGCGCCGAGATCCTGCGCCGCTACCTCGCCGCCGCCCCCGGCGCGCGGCCGCACCTCGGGCTGGGGCCCGCGGCCCCGCCGGCGGAGTTCCGGCGCATCGCGCCCCGCCACCCCGTCTTCCGCATCCACCTCCGCGTCCCCGAGCATCCGGCCGGAGCCTGA